One window of Magallana gigas chromosome 2, xbMagGiga1.1, whole genome shotgun sequence genomic DNA carries:
- the LOC105319221 gene encoding inversin isoform X4 → MGFENQDQISGNDLTSTGPDRAPNQSMGESTEENIRKENGDIKKQDAVTQMHAAAVNGDKALLAKIIVSSGQEIDHGDQFGRTPLMFTILADRLECAELLLRAGANVNCKDKGGRTALHWAAHKGNLRMLKLLLSKGASIRDKDNEGQTAVHLCTRHKSPKCMALLLRQLSPGEIDDQDKNKRTALHWAASYGNMEHVKMLIKQDSNIGIPDVEGKTPLHWAASSRDSEAVNCVKTILETTPSVINWQDYEGRTALHLAVADGNEAIVRALTSVENCNVSALDNMFRTPLHWAAVLGHSAVVALLLENGAEYSVSDSNGATPLHYAAQNNHHETVEVFLSCKNVVDEPDIEGRSAFIWAAGKGADNVIKVYLKHNVDIQQVDSHEGTALHASALSGHASSVKLLLDHGAQIDAVDRLKHTALFRACEMGHTSVVQSLIDYGARVDVLDFDGRSPLHWAALGGHSYICQTLIKYGVDPNIRDYSGRTPLQCAAYGGFVNCMSVLIEHKADVNARDRDGMTALHWGCSKGHLDAVKLLIEYQAFPNHMEMTEDRYTPLDYALMGEHHDVAQYMLEQGALSITGIQDLAALSIQKVFRGYRIRKTFSERKKLLMKHDQLRKEAARKRAVEETRKKEDMKHKEEVNSRQKLVFKEMSLVEQEPPPTVKQEEVIEEEEVPKVKERREPKHKKKEFLISTSIIQIYDEIERRKERDLSEQEVVLRKKESQKKIKSAEKSRQRQYKLKQKAASKIQKAWKNYKMRQVGILKVAKQSIRTMRLRAGAEEFEKSIAALTIQLAWRKYYRRKLLRQLHPNKRQLHMWDPEVIAMKQRALVKSVYGEKVNAPFWHPQQRKHTRPYWAKWIPSPAALSYNFAVDNYHPLASKKGFLPTPFLDETGHPRDFDWKPIEDEDLEKNLRDVRITDNPSRKSSRYSYNFTPSRGGDVTDMSGLKKKLQQIEDE, encoded by the exons ATGGGATTTGAAAATCAAGATCAG ATATCTGGAAATGACTTAACATCAACGGGGCCAGACAGGGCCCCTAATCAATCG ATGGGTGAGAGCACTGAGGAAAACATCCGGAAAGAAAATGGAGATATCAAGAAACAGGATGCGGTCACTCAGATGCATGCGGCTGCTGTTAATGGAGACAAGGCCTTGCTGGCCAAAATCATCGTCT CCAGTGGACAAGAAATTGACCATGGGGATCAGTTTGGGAGGACCCCCCTTATGTTTACAATCCTTGCCGATCGGCTGGAATGTGCGGAGTTGCTGCTGCGGGCGGGAGCCAATGTAAACTGTAAGGACAAGGGCGGTCGGACAGCCCTACACTGGGCCGCTCACAAG GGAAATCTGAGGATGTTGAAGTTACTGTTGTCTAAGGGGGCCAGTATACGAGACAAGGACAACGAAGGACAGACAGCTGTACATCTGTGTACACGACACAAGTCACCCAAATGTATGGCGCTGTTGCTACGGCAACTCTCTCCCGGTGAAATTGATGATCAAGACAAAAATAAG AGGACTGCACTCCACTGGGCAGCTTCCTATGGCAATATGGAACATGTGAAGATGTTAATCAAACAG GACTCAAACATTGGCATCCCTGATGTGGAAGGGAAAACTCCACTTCATTGGGCAGCCAGTAGCAGGGATTCAGAGGCGGTTAACTGTGTCAAGACAATCCTA GAGACCACGCCCAGTGTCATCAACTGGCAGGACTATGAAGGGAGAACGGCCCTCCACTTGGCTGTAGCGGATGGAAATGAAGCCATTGTCAGAGCATTG acCTCGGTGGAGAACTGCAATGTGTCGGCCTTAGACAATATGTTCAGGACACCACTTCATTGGGCCGCTGTGTTAG GTCACTCTGCTGTGGTGGCACTGCTGTTGGAAAATGGTGCTGAATACTCGGTCTCCGATTCCAATGGGGCCACACCACTCCATTATGCAGCTCAAAATAACCACCAT gAAACAGTGGAAGTTTTCTTGTCCTGTAAAAATGTAGTGGATGAGCCTGACATTGAAGGGCGTTCTGCTTTTATTTGGGCTGCTGGGAAGGGTGCAGATAATGTTATCAAAGTGTATCTCAAACACAATGTTGATATTCAGCAAGTGGACAGCCATGAAGGAACAG CCCTTCATGCTTCTGCTCTGTCTGGTCACGCCTCATCGGTAAAGCTACTGCTGGACCATGGAGCACAGATTGATGCCGTGGACCGCCTCAAACACACGGCGCTGTTCCGAGCCTGTGAAATGGGGCACACCAGCGTGGTGCAGTCACTGATAGACTATGGTGCTAGGGTCGACGTTTTGGATTTTGATGGACGGTCACCACTTCACTG GGCAGCTTTAGGGGGTCATTCTTACATTTGTCAGACACTCATTAAATATGGTGTGGACCCAAACATCAGGGATTACTCAGG GCGGACTCCACTGCAGTGTGCAGCCTATGGTGGATTTGTCAATTGTATGTCAGTATTGATAGAGCACAAAGCCGATGTGAACGCCAGAGATCGAGAT GGTATGACAGCTTTACACTGGGGGTGCAGTAAGGGACATTTAGATGCTGTCAAATTATTAATAGAATACCAAGCTTTTCCAAACCACATGGAAATGACAGAGGACAG ATATACGCCCCTGGACTATGCCTTGATGGGGGAACACCATGATGTAGCCCAGTACATGCTGGAGCAGGGGGCGCTCTCTATTACGGGTATACAGGATCTCGCTGCCCTCAGCATCCAG AAAGTGTTCAGAGGTTATCGAATAAGGAAGACTTTCTCTGAGAGGAAAAAATTGCTAATGAAACATGACCAGCTTCGGAAAGAGGCTGCAAG AAAGCGAGCTGTTGAGGAAACGAGGAAGAAAGAGGACATGAAGCACAAAGAGGAAGTCAATAGTCGCCAAAAACTTGTGTTCAAAGAGATGAGTCTTGTGGAGCAGGAACCTCCTCCAACAGTCAAACAGGAAGAGGTTATAGAGGAAGAGGAAGTGCCAAAAGTTAAAGAAAGAAGAGAACCAAAACACAAGAAAAA AGAATTTCTCATCAGCACCAGTATCATACAAATTTATGATGAGATAGAAAG ACGGAAAGAACGGGACCTCTCTGAGCAGGAAGTGGTCTTACGTAAAAAAGaaagtcagaaaaaaatcaaaagtgcTGAAAAATCTCGACAACGACAATACAAACTGAAACAAAAGGCAGCATCCAAAATCCAGAAAGCATGGAAAAA ctACAAAATGCGACAAGTTGGAATTCTGAAGGTGGCCAAACAATCGATAAGAACCATGCGACTACGTGCAGGGGCAGAAGAGTTTGAGAAGTCCATAGCGGCTCTGACCATTCAGCTCGCATGGCGCAAATACTACAG gcGGAAATTACTACGCCAACTACATCCTAATAAACGTCAACTGCATATGTGGGATCCTGAAGTCATAGCCATGAAACAAAGAGCTCTAGTCAAGTCAGTTTACG GAGAGAAGGTGAATGCCCCATTTTGGCATCCCCAGCAGAGGAAACACACAAGGCCATATTGGGCAAAATGGATTCCCTCCCCTGCTg CTTTATCATATAACTTTGCGGTGGATAACTATCATCCCCTGGCCTCAAAGAAAGGTTTCCTTCCCACCCCATTCCTGGATGAGACTGGGCATCCCAGAGATTTCGACTGGAAACCAATTGAGGATGAAGATTTAGAGA aaaatttgagAGATGTTCGAATAACGGATAATCCTTCGAGGAAGTCTAGTAGGTATTCATACAATTTCACGCCTTCGCGGGGAGGGGACGTGACAGACATGTCAGGCCTGAAGAAGAAGCTTCAGCAAATCGAGGATGAATAA